From Alkaliphilus flagellatus, the proteins below share one genomic window:
- the rnpA gene encoding ribonuclease P protein component, whose translation MKAINRLKKNEDFRKVYQKRNSMANRLLIIYISKNEYEFNRVGFTVSKKVGKSVVRSRVKRLLNESYRLNDDKVLQGYDIIFVARDTSAESTYKEVESAMIHLLKKMKLIKR comes from the coding sequence ATGAAAGCCATCAATAGACTAAAAAAAAATGAAGATTTCAGAAAAGTTTATCAAAAAAGAAATTCGATGGCCAATAGACTACTAATTATTTATATTTCGAAAAATGAATATGAATTTAATAGAGTAGGTTTTACTGTCTCTAAAAAGGTAGGAAAAAGTGTTGTAAGAAGTCGAGTAAAAAGATTATTGAATGAAAGCTATCGTTTAAACGATGACAAAGTACTGCAAGGATATGATATTATATTTGTAGCAAGAGATACATCTGCTGAATCTACTTATAAAGAAGTAGAAAGTGCTATGATACATCTGCTAAAAAAAATGAAGCTTATAAAAAGGTAG
- the yidD gene encoding membrane protein insertion efficiency factor YidD, with amino-acid sequence MSKIFIFFIKLYRKYISPLKKPSCRFYPTCSCYSLLAYEKYGAFKGTYLTLKRILKCHPFHPGGYDPLK; translated from the coding sequence ATGTCCAAAATATTTATTTTTTTTATTAAATTGTATAGAAAATATATCTCACCTTTAAAAAAACCTAGCTGTCGATTCTATCCTACTTGTTCCTGTTATAGCCTATTAGCTTATGAAAAATATGGTGCTTTTAAAGGTACTTATTTAACTTTAAAAAGAATATTGAAGTGTCATCCTTTTCACCCTGGAGGATATGATCCTCTTAAATAA
- a CDS encoding YidC/Oxa1 family membrane protein insertase, translated as MNALARPLGALLKLIFDLTNNYGLSIILFTVVVKLLTVPLTIKQTKSMKELQEIQPKLKKLQEKYKNDKEQLNIKTMELYKEHNISPFGGCLPLLIQFPIIIGLFAALREPGVYVFESQAAYEAISTSFLWLPNLATADPWILPILAGITTYLSSVTMTAKGATADQSQKIMTYFMPIMIFWWGKSFPAGLTLYWVVSNVFQIVQQLIIRRPQTELKEGLK; from the coding sequence TTGAACGCATTAGCACGACCATTAGGTGCATTGTTAAAACTAATTTTTGATTTAACAAACAATTACGGATTATCTATTATTTTATTTACGGTAGTCGTAAAATTATTAACCGTGCCTTTGACTATAAAGCAGACAAAATCTATGAAAGAACTGCAAGAAATTCAACCTAAACTTAAAAAACTACAAGAAAAATATAAAAATGATAAAGAGCAGCTAAATATTAAAACAATGGAGCTATATAAAGAACATAATATAAGTCCATTTGGAGGTTGCCTTCCTTTATTAATCCAGTTCCCTATTATTATTGGACTATTTGCCGCTCTAAGAGAACCAGGAGTATATGTTTTTGAATCTCAAGCGGCATATGAGGCCATAAGCACGAGTTTTTTATGGTTACCTAATTTAGCTACTGCCGATCCATGGATTTTACCAATATTAGCAGGAATAACTACTTATTTATCTAGTGTAACTATGACAGCAAAAGGTGCAACAGCGGATCAAAGCCAAAAAATAATGACATATTTTATGCCAATTATGATTTTCTGGTGGGGAAAAAGCTTCCCAGCAGGTCTTACATTATATTGGGTAGTAAGTAATGTATTTCAAATAGTACAACAACTTATAATTAGAAGACCTCAGACAGAATTAAAGGAGGGGCTGAAATAG
- the jag gene encoding RNA-binding cell elongation regulator Jag/EloR — protein sequence MKLIESMGKTVEEAIELGLKELNKTRDQVDINVLELPNKGFLGIIGSKLAKVKLTVLDRPEDDARTFLEDLFRAMDLEVNMDIHQKNDTLVVNIEGPNMGVIIGRRGQTLDSLQYLLSLVVNKNSDKYIKVFVDTENYRQKREDTLIRLANKMANKVRKIGKTIALEPMNPYERRIIHASLQSNPYIQTYSEGEEPFRKVVIALKR from the coding sequence ATGAAGTTGATAGAGTCAATGGGGAAAACAGTTGAAGAAGCAATTGAGCTAGGTTTAAAAGAGTTAAATAAAACAAGGGATCAAGTAGATATAAATGTACTTGAACTACCTAATAAAGGATTTCTTGGCATTATAGGCTCGAAATTAGCAAAGGTAAAATTAACTGTATTAGATAGACCTGAAGATGATGCAAGAACATTTTTAGAAGACCTATTTAGAGCAATGGATCTAGAAGTTAATATGGATATTCATCAGAAAAACGATACCTTAGTAGTTAATATTGAAGGCCCAAATATGGGTGTAATTATTGGACGAAGAGGTCAGACCTTAGATTCTCTGCAGTATTTACTAAGCCTAGTAGTAAACAAAAACAGTGATAAATATATAAAGGTATTTGTAGATACAGAAAATTACAGACAAAAAAGGGAAGATACACTAATTAGATTAGCAAATAAAATGGCTAATAAAGTACGTAAAATCGGTAAAACTATTGCTCTAGAACCTATGAACCCCTATGAACGAAGAATTATTCATGCTAGTTTACAAAGCAATCCTTATATACAAACATATAGTGAAGGGGAAGAGCCCTTTAGAAAAGTTGTTATTGCATTAAAAAGATAA